The Panicum hallii strain FIL2 chromosome 5, PHallii_v3.1, whole genome shotgun sequence genome contains the following window.
GCTATGAATGACCGATCGCTGccaagaaaaacagagaaacatTCAGTGCGCCGCCCACTGTCATCAACACGGAGCAACAACAATGTCATCAAGAGGATGAGGACGCAGAAGGGGAACTTAAAAAATAACACCTTCAAGAAGGATACGACGCTACATGTGCCGTCGCCGTCCGCCCAAGAGATTTTTAGCATGGTTTTCACCTAGAGTTCCTGATGCTAAAGTGAGGGGAGCGCCAAGACAACGTCCCCAATTGGAATTGGGGTGCCCAAGACATCGCCGTTGTCAGCCGGATGCACCAAGCAGAGTTTTCGCCCAGAGCCCCTGCTTGCAGCCACCACAGGCTCCTCCGCCTGCTATGGCCACCACCAACAAGACTCGCCACCCTGCCAGCACCCCCTCCACCAACCTACCACTGCCCCCTTCCTCGCGCGCAGCACCATCACGCCTCTGCACAGTCTCCTCTCTGCACTGCCGCCACTGCAGTGCCTCTCCATACACCTCGCCGGGCCTCCCGCGCTACCTCCACCCGCACAGTTGCTCCCGCCACAGTCACATGTCCACCTCGTCAGGGGTGGCGTAGCTCCGCGCCCTATACACGGCCTCCTCATCGCCATACGTGGCCACAGCAGCTGCGCCCCGAGCGCCGCGCCCTCAGGGGCCTCGGCCGACAACCTCATCGCCGTCGGTAGGGGCCTCTGAGGACCTCGCCACCCCAGGCCACCTCCGTCGCGGCCGCCTTCATCGTGGTCGCCTTCACTTCCATGCACGCGCGCTTTGTGCTCACGGCGCCTCCAAGCCCACGCTCGGCTCCCGCTCGTCGACGCAATGGACTCCGCCCTGCGCCTGGGAGCCACCTCCCGTCTCGCCCCTCGGTGGATCCGATCGCGGGGACACCGGATCCGCCCTCGCCCGTGCTGGAACTGGCCacccacgccggcgccgccatgAGCCGCTCGCCGGACGGCCGAAGCGGCCACGCCCTCCTAGACACAAGGGAGAAGATGGCCGCACCGCCGCCCAGCCGTCCTTGCGAGCCACACGGACTTCCGGCGGCCGGCTCTAACGGTGGCGCGGCGAAGGGAAGGGAGGAAGCAAAGGACGGTAGCGGAGGCGTTCCACCTGCCTGTGTTGCCCACGCACGAGCAACGCGGGGGAAAGAGAGAGGTAATTGCCTAATTCCCGTTTTCCAAATTGGAGAGGCTGGATTTTCGTAATCGAAAAGGATGCTATTCCTTCCTAAACTTATTGCATAGCATAACCATTTACATGACTAAATTTGGTTGGAATAAGAGATAGAGGACTTCCCACAGTAGTGCCATCTAATAAACTATAGCAGCTTATTGGAAAAGATTTATTAGAGGGCTAGTAGTTATGCTCTAATTAATTTTAAAATATATTTTGTCCCCTCGTTCTTTACAAAAAATTGAAATCGTTTCGCTGCCAAATATTTAAATTGGATTACTCTTCTTTTCCGAATCATAGCACAAGATCCTCGCAAGCACACACCCTGTCCCCAACAGTTTGAGGCGAAGATTTTGATAATAGTGAAGTCACTACAAATGTCTCATTATCGATGAGATATCATCTCCTATTGAAAAGAGCAATCAACCAGAAATATGAGCCAGTCGGATAACTAAACTTGGCCAAATAGATTCCACCACAAGAAACATAACAAAATAAGCAACTAGAATATCTCAGTTCACAATTTGGGTCAATTAAACCCTTGCTGAGATTTTCTCCCTGTGTTTCTCCCTTTATAACTTgtgttttaaatttaaaattaataTGATGACACATGATCATAACCTTCTTTTAAAGAATACATCGgtgtttattttatttcattttCAAGGATTAGAATAGTGTGAGATGATCTCAACATATAAAAATAATTACAAAACCTCAAAAATTAAATTTTGTAACTAGAGAAGACAAATCAAATTTTCCTCTGAAAGCAAACAATTTAGTTTTATAATATTGATATCAAATGGCGTGCCAATCAACAATTATACGTTTTGTGATGACCCCATAACCTTAAGATCCACTGGACTAATATCTTGAAAGAAGACGCTTGTAGAAGCAGGGTGCAGATGGATGGGTTCATATACATAGAAAAAAAATTGAGAGCAGTGCCACAAGCAGGAGCTGTGGCTGCGGCGGGAGCATGGCGACCATTGGCGAACTACCACGACCCAAGATCAAAAACAACGTAGACGACGCCATACGTAGAAGGAACAGGCCTTCTAGAAGACGACAGACGAAACCCTCATAATGTTGGATTTTGtttagaaaaaagaaaaaaaaacacggAGACTTCCAAGTACCACAAGGAGGAGAAGGGGCATGACGCACACGTGTCGGCCCAATCCTCCATTATTTAAGCAGACGACACGAGCCTCGCCCCCCAATCACACACACATCCCTCTGATCCGCTCTGCGTTTCTGCTTCTCTCTGACCGCGCCAAGCCACACCACACCAATGGCGGCGCGCGCTCTGTTGATGCTGCGGGAGGCCTCCCCGTGGGCGCTggccggcgcggccgcggccgcggcgctgcTGTGGCTGGTGGCATGGACGGCGGAGTGGGCCTGGTGGACGCCGCGGCGGCTCGACCGGGCCCTGCGGGCCCAGGGCCTCAAGGGCACCCGGTACAGCCTCTTCACCGGCGACCTGAGGGAGAACGCCCGGATCAACCGAGAGGCTCGCACCAAGCCGCTGCCGCTCGGCTACCACGACATCGCCCCCCGCGTGCAGCCCATGCTCCACAGAGCCACCAAGGAATACGGTAATGCCCATTGCACTCCAATCAACCGGTTCTCTGCCAATTTTACCCCTTTCGTTTCATTTTCTTCATTTCTTGAGGTGTTTTAGTACCGGGACAACATGCTTTATTGCGATTCTTGTGATGTACTATACTTCGGATCGCAATAGAGCAAGAATTTTAGGCCCTCTTTGGTGGAGCTTCATCTGGCTGCAGCTCCACCACTGTAGCGTAGAGAAGCCGGAGCCGATCCTTGTGGTCTTgtgaggagagggagaggagaaagAAAATCAGCTTCAAGATGTTACAGTGGTGAAGCAGGTTTGCATACACTTCGTTTGGTGTTGTTGGAGCACTACCAAAAAGCCCCTTAATTTGAGTAACAAGTACAAAAAGAGAAACAGTTACCTGCTCTGCTAGTCTTCGTACTATTTCAGGCTGTATTTATGGTGATTCTCGAAACTCCAATGCAGGGAAAATGTCGTTCACTTGGTTCGGCCCAATACCGAGGGTGATGATACCAGACCCGGAGTTAGTCAAAGAGGTTTTGTCTAacaagtttggccactttggcAAACCAAGGAGTAGCCGTATCGGAAAGCTGCTAGCCAATGGGGTTGTCAATCATGATGGCGAGAAGTGGGCAAAGCACAGGAGAATTCTCAACCCTGCCTTCCACCATGAGAAAATAAAGGTAATTTCCTATAGATGGCTTGCCTTTTTCTCATTTCAAATTGCAGCATCATATATATATTGGGTAACGCCTTCGCTAAGTAAGACTAGTGTCGTTGATGTCTTCTTTACAGCGGATGCTGCCAGTATTTTCTGCTTGTTGCGCTGAAACCATTACTAGATGGGAGAATTCAATGCCTTCTGAGGGGCGCTATGAGATAGATGTCTGGCCGGAGTTCCAGAATCTCACTGGAGATGTTATCTCAAGAACTGCATTTGGTAGCAGCTATCAGGAGGGGATGAAAATTTTCCAACTGCAAGGAGAGCTAGCTGAACGCCTTGTACAGTCTTTCCAAACAATATTTATCCCAGGATATTGGTTTGTTCTTCTTTTCCTCTAAAGTAAAACAAAGTTTTATTCATTTCAAGTTGCACATTACAGCATTTGAAAGATGCCTACATGTTTCTACATATGAAGATTTTAATAATTACTCATATCTGTGTAATAGAATGCTCCTTCATTTCCATTTCAAACTTCGCAGTAGCATAACACTTTTGAACATATGCAGGTTTTTGCCCACCAAAAATAACAGAAGGATGCGAGAAATTGATCGGGAGATCCAAAAAATTCTGCGTGAAATAATTGGGAAAAGGGAGAAGGCCATGAAAAGTGGCGAAACAAATAATGATGACTTGCTGGGCTTATTGCTGGAGTCAAACATGAATGAATCGAAAGGGAATGCAAAGCTGGGATTGTCAACAGAAGATGTGATTGAGGAATGCAAGCTATTTTACTTTGCCGGTATGGAGACAACATCAGTCCTGCTTACTTGGACTCTCATTGTGCTAAGCATGCACCCAGAATGGCAAGAGAGGGCAAGAGAAGAAGTGTTGAATCACTTTGGAAGAGTCAAACCAGATTTTGATAGCTTGAGCCGCCTGAAGACTGTAAGTACAAAACCAACGTTCTATTTTCTTGTAAACTTCCAAAATTTTGGGCTACTAAAGAGATTAGTGATATGTGTTTGATTCTTTATCAAAAGAGATTAATGGATTTATTACATGTGTTTTGGGATGCTTATTTTCATTCGATTTGATGCTAACTAATAAACTTCAGAAATGCTGCTCGAGAACTACAGGTTTAATATGGTAGGAATTAAATCTTAAATCTGAATGATGCATTAtttcgtttcaaaaaaaaatgaatGATGCATTATTATCGTGAATCCATAACAGAGTCTctgaaattctataacagcatgCTGTGGTGAGAAATACTGCAGTGTTAAACTGGAACCTTTTAGGAGGAAAAGTGGATTAGTTTGTTTTCCATATCATATAACTGAAGCAACAATCCTGACCTTGTGCCATGTCTGCGCAGGTAACCATGATTTTGTACGAGGTCCTTAGGTTGTACCCGCCGGCAACCTTTCTAGTCAGAAGAACATACAAGGAAATGGAGCTCGGCAGCATCAGATATCCTGCCGGAGTGAACCTCCTGCTGCCCATTCTCTTCATTCACCATGATCCGGAGATTTGGGGAAAAGACGCGAGCGAGTTCAATCCTGCAAGGTTCGCTGACGGCGTCTCCAACGCTACCAAGCACCAGGGCTCCTTCTTTCCGTTCGGAGGGGGTCCCCGGATCTGCATCGGCCAGAACTTCGCGTTGCTGGAAGCGAAGATGGCGCTGTGCACCATCCTCCAGCGCTTCTCCTTCGAGCTCTCGCCATCCTACAGCCATGCGCCGTACACCGTGATCACCCTGCACCCTCAGCACGGCGCTCAGATCAGGCTGAAGAAGCTCTGACGACCATGACGCTCATGCCGGGCTGATGGCATCTGTATACTGCCACCATATACGGTCATTTTGCATGATGTATGTAGATTAGATTTTGACCTTTGAAATGAATAAAGCAGGGGGAGAATGTGCATGGATAGAGAAATTTTGGTACTCGTTCAGTCAAAACTGTTCAAACAGTTATAGCTCTCTTTCATATATCGTTGCTAATGGGTGAACTTGTATGCCTCTGTCAACGCTTTGCGGTGTGgccccatcttcttcttcttctcttttttttttgcgaagaAATTTTGCATCTGAAACGACGTAGAAATTTTGCACAAGTTTCTTAAGAATTTTACAGGAAATGCTACACACAAATGCTGCAGATTGTGACCTAAATTTTGCACAAGTTGCATCTGAGCGTGAGCCAAGACATCATGGTGACTAAGAAAGTCAAAGAAAAGACAACGCGTGTTGCACTCGTGACGCAACGTGATACATTTATTTGGTACCTAATGTATAGACTAGCTAGATTTAttatttaaaaaaatattgtGGCGCTCTCAGTCTTTACTCTTTAGCGGTTGTATTTCTTCAACATATAGTATGCCATTCGGATCTGATAAacttttttcaaaaaaagaagGCACATGCATGTTGACATTATATACTGCTGATCGTTTAAACATCGAAATGTTCAATGGTGTTTGATGCTAATGGTTTCTAGAATTGGTGTCCAACGAGTTGAATAGAACAAAACTCAAGGCACACATGTGTTGGCTCGTGCTCCCGACCTTTCTAGTATGATACCTCTCAAAAAAAAACCTCTCTAGTATAATTGTATAGCTAATTGGACGCTCGCCGTCGGCCATAAGCCATATCATCCCCTGACCCCACCCGCTTGCTTTGCGCTGCTCGCTCACCGTTCACGCCAAGAACGAAGCCGATGGCAACTCGAGCTCTGCTGCTGCTACGGGAGTCCCCGCCGTGGGCCGTggctggcgcggcggcggcgctgctgtgGCTAGTGGCCTGGACGCTGGAGTGGGCGTGGTGGACGCCGCGGCGGCTCGACGGGGCCCTGCGTGTCCAGGGGCTCAAGGGCACCAGGTACCGCCTCTTCACCGGCGACCTGAGGGAGAACGCCCGGCTCAACCGCGAGGCTCGCACGAAGCCGCTGCCGCTTGGGTGTCACGACATCATCCCCCGCGTGCTGCCCATGCTCCACAACGTCGTAAAGGAGAACGGTAACTACTTCTATGTGCTCCGCTCAGATCATTCCGCCCCCATCTAAAATTGGATCCTTTTGTTTTAGTTCAACCTCTTCGATGTTAAAACCAAAATACTGAGGCAAATAAAATCATTTGTTGCGAttcctttttttctttggaGCCCATTCGTTGTGATTTTCATGATGTTTTACTCCCAACAAGAACATGGGGTACTCCCAAAAGTAGTTGAGCATGTCTGGTTGGAGATAGCTTCTTTACGGGTCTGACACTACAGTATCCGATCACCATGCGTCAAATAGCTTTATTGTACGGCCAAAGGATAGCATAATTGTTGCCCTGGTAGAACGCAATATGTTCTGCTAGAAGACAGTGGAATGCGTACTAGTGGAATGTTTAACAGACAGGACCAACCAAATATCAAATCAGATCATGTGTTTGATTGCAAGCGTCAAAAGTATTCATTCAGACGTCCTGTGACCGTCGGTTTCTTTCCCCTGTTTTGAATCATGCTTTGCGACAGCCAAACACTCACAAAATGATTTGGTCGTAGTGTGCAAATCCCAGCCCTACAGACTACAGTCCTACTTATGCTGTTCAAAACTCAAATGCAGGGACGGTGTCATTCACTTGGTTTGGCCCAAACCCCAGGGTGATGATTCCAGAGCCAGAATCAGTGAGAGAGGTTTTGTCCAacaagtttggccactttggcAAGCAACAGTTTACCCGTGCTGGCAGGTTGCTAGGCAATGGGGTCGCGAACCATGAAGGCGAGAAATGGGCAAAGCACAGGAGAATCCTCAATCCAGCATTCCACCATGAGAAAATAAAGGTAGCTGCTCGCTGAATTTGCTTCTCATGTCTGTGTTTTTTTTACGGGTTGATGGATAGTGCAATCCCTAAGTGTACTAATGATGCTGTTCCATTCACAGCGGATGCTGCCTGTATTTGCTACCTGTTGCATCGATGTGATTAACAGATGGGAAAATTCAATGTCTTCCGAGGGGTCTTCTGAGATAGACATCTGGCCTGAGTTCCAGAATCTTACTGGAGATGTTATCTCAAGAACCGCGTTTGGTAGCAGCTATCAAGAGGGGATGAAAATTTTCCAGCTGCAAGGAGAGCTAGCTGAACGCCTTGTACAGTCTTTCCAAACAATATTTATCCCAGGATATTGGTTTGTTCTTCTTTGCCTCAAAGTTTTATTCATTAGATTCACGACAACAAGTTTCTGCATAAGAAGATTTTATTAGTTCTTATCCATCTTTTAAGCAAATGACCTGATACTGTTTCTAGTAAAGGAAGAGATACAGAAACGACCTTTCCCAGTTCAAGAATGTTTTGAGCATCTACATTTTTTTCTTTCTAAATCCATGTTCAAACAGAGATAAAAAGATGAGGAAAATTTATGTGGTAGAAATCAATAATTTGTTCTTATAAAACTGTCGAACATATGCAGGTTCTTGCCCACCAAAAATAACAGAAGGATGAGAGAAATCAATCGAGAGATCCACAAAATTCTGCGTGAAATAAttgggaaaagagaaaaggctATGAAAAATGGTGAAACAAATAATGATGATTTGCTGGGCTTATTACTGGAGTCAAACATGAATGAATCGAAAGGGAATGCAAAGCTGGGATTGTCAACAGAAGATGTGATTGAGGAATGCAAGCTATTTTACTTTGCTGGTATGGAGACAACATCAGTCCTGCTTACTTGGACTCTCGTTGTGCTAAGCATGCACCCGGAATGGCAAGAGAAGGCAAGAGAAGAAGTATTGAACCATTTTGGAAGAGCTAGACCAGATTTTGAAAACTTGAACCGCCTGAAGACTGTAAGTACGAAATCAGTGTTCTCTTGCACTCCCTCCATTTTTAGATATATGACGTAGTTAATTAGTTCATTGAAAAATGCGGAAATTTCATAAATACAGTGATATTAAAGGCATTATTAATTTGGGGGAATTGTAAATTTGCTACTACTTCAGACATTAGTAGAAGCTTGCCACTAGAAAATTGCAAAAAAACGCCACCAAAACTATCATTCTAGTGGCATTCTTGCAATAACAGTAATAATTATGATAAACAGTGGAAAATTTGCCATGCCCCTTTTTAATTTTTCCTTACTTTGTCAGAATTAaactaaaaatattaaataGCTCATTTAAAATATTTTATGTTTTGTCATGCTTTATTTACCATTTTCTTCTAAAACGGCGGGGCCTTACATCTGAAGGACCTTAAGATCAATATCTTGAAACCGCAATTGAATCAGTGAATATACTGTGGAAGCAGCCGGACATGAGTTAAACTTGATGTTGAAGGAATCTTACTATTTACATCTTGCATTCGTTTTGGAAATTGTAGTTTTAAAGCGCTTCAGGAAGTGTGACTGTTCATACGTGTGAGAAATTCCCCAATCACTGTTGAACTGGAACTTTTCTGAAGAAAAACAGGATATCGAACTTTTTTTTTGTATCGTATATATGGATTAATGATCTTGTCCTCTGTTTGGTTTCTGCAGGTAACTATGGTTCTGTACGAGGTCCTCAGATTGTACCCACCTATAGTCTTATTAAGCAGAAGCACTTACAAGGAAATGGAGCTCGGTGGCATCAAATATCCAGCCGGCGTGAACCTCCTCCTGCCCATTATCTTCATTCACCACGATCCCAACATCTGGGGAAAAGACGCAGGCAAGTTCAACCCAGAGAGGTTCGCCGATGGAATTTCCAACGCGACCAAGCATCAGGCCGCCTTCTTCCCATTCGGAGGCGGTCCCAGGATCTGCATCGGCCAGAACTTCGCGTTGCTGGAAGCGAAGATGGCGCTGTGCACCATTCTCCAACGCTTCTCCTTCGAGCTCTCGCCGTCCTACATTCACGCGCCGTACACCGTGATAACTCTGCATCCTCAGCATGGTGCTCAGATCAGGCTGAAGAAGCTTTAATTTAACTATGATGATCATGCTGGATGGCAAAACCTCTATACTACTACCATATAGTGACTGTATGAATGGAGAAATTGGTTGATGGACATGATGCAGttcagttcttttttttttgaacctCAGTTCAGTTTAATGGATGGAACAGTAGTTATACCTCTCAGCCCATATCCTTGCTAAAATGGGTCCGAACTTGTCAGGCTCGTTCCTACAGGACGGGTCTCCGAGTTGAAACTGTGTTTTGTGATGACATACCTTTCCTTTATAAAATATTTACCGGATTCGCTAGTAAACAAGAGAGGGTCCAGTGAGGATCGACCCCGGATAAGTGAGTCAGTGTAGGGACAGAGGCTGATGATTCTAAAGGTGAAACAAGATGACTTTCTTTTGAAAACGGAATCCAAATATCAACAAAAAGATGAATGGAAAGTCTTGTCGATATGAATTGATCTTCAACCCAATGACAATGCTTTGATTTCGATCTTTACTTCTTTCTTGGATGCCTAAAGTTTGTGTTCGCATTTCATCAAAGGAAAAGTGGGCTGTACCTACACGAAGAAAAGAGTTGCTCGTGTAAAAGCAATATCTTCTATTTGACTTATCTAGCCATGTCTTGTCATGCACATACTCGGCTCGGTGAATGGTTCATCTTTGATTGGCATGGTCCTTTGGATGTAAGAGATCTCGTTTGCTGGCCGGGCCCTTGCATGAGTTTAGATCTCTATGTATGAATCTCTTATGAAATCCCATACTTTTTCTCATTTCAGAACGATCAGCATACTGTGTGACTTCTGCGTGACAGTTCTTGCATTTCGTTTGTAGCTTTGCATGAACATTTAGATATTGGAAAGCAAACTCCCTTAATTAGGAATTTCATAGATAGAGAAGGACCGAAAAAAGAGAGAGACTGACTAACTACACGGATCAATGCTGATTGACGACTGAATAAATAGCCGGAAGCAACAACAACACGAGAGAGAAAGAGCGGATCCAACTAAGGAAATGCAGTACCTGTTCTGTCGGAGCTAATCATGCAAAGCTAGCGTAGCGCCAGCCGTCGAAGTGAATGAATTCGAAAGAACGAAGAAGTAAGGAAATGGGACGACTCTTTCTTGAACAATTTCATAAGAAAATCTTCCCCTCCACACCAATCACGAGTTTTTTTATTCCTCTCGTATATCGTCGTCACGCCCTTAATGATAGGTTTTGAAAAAGATTTTTCATGTCATTCCCATTTAGGTTCGATTCGGATCTCTCTGTTGTTTCCCTTTCCTCCCGAACCTTTTCTTCGAAATGATAAAGAATCTGGTACACTCGAATTGCATTATTTAAGTGCTTATTGCTTGCCAAAAATCCTACTTCTACAATTGGTAGGTCACCGGGTTATTCAAATAAGTCGTGTTTTCTGTGCTTTTCCCATGTTACAACTTCCGTACCAATTCGATTGATCCGGAATGGATCAGTTAAACATTCTATTAGGGAGCCCGGCCTTGACTCTTCTGTTTGGTATTCATTCTCGTTCAGCTCTTGGAGGCATCCAGCAGTGGTTGGAACAGCTCGCAAAGTCCAACCACGTCACCTACTTTATTGCCCCCAACTATTTCCTGTACCTTAATAGAAACAGAAGGGTTTCATGTTCTTTCATCGATTAGGTATTCCTCTCCTTTTGTATCTCTTTATCCAATTTCGGTCTCGATTAGTTCACAAGATTGAATGGCCAAGTCATGGAAAAGCCGTTATTCGATTGTTTTAAAAGAATGTTGAGCCAGGCCCGGGTACGTAAGTTCAGCGATGTACAAACAAGGATTGATTTTACTTCTGCACCTAGGTTGGGGGGTAGGTGAGGGTGGGGGTTCTATTATGGAAGAATAAGGAAGAGGAATAGAATCTCATTCATGTGTTCATGCTAACAGAAGAGCGGATCCAATACACATAAGGCATCGGTTGTTCTTAACAACGATGGCTATTCATTTAAGTCTTCGAGTAGCACCACCAGATCTTCAACAAGGTGGAAATTTTCGTATTTCGTATGTACATGTTCCTGCGGCTCGGATGAGTATAGTATTTATATCGCGACAGCCTTGTTCTCATTAACAAAACATCCCctttttcttcttgttctttgTCATAACGCCTATTCTAGGACGAGTACTActttattttataaaaataatttataagCAGATGACTTTCCGACCCTGACTACCAATTCCCTGACTACCTCTCTGGCTTATCAATCTAGCAAGCATAGGAAATTCAATTTCAGTAATCTTACCAAACAAGCAACGGATTGAGCAACTAGCGTGAAAGCCGTTGCGCTAACGCGCATCCTCTTGCTTGGattcaaaaagaaaaagaaggttGATTGGAATTGAAAAGAACAAACAGGCAAGCATGCTTTCAATCTTTTAGAATTTGAGAAATGCACTTGTCAAGAGTACTCTAACAATCGATGTCTCCCATCTTCTCAGGATTAAGCACTTTAGCTATCTATTATGGAAATTGTCTGCTATCCGCACCTTACTCTTACTTTACTATTACGGATTTGGAAGTGGGAAAGCCAACCTGGGCTTTTGAAGATCACTCTTGCCCGTTCCGTTCTATAATTGCTTAGCTTAAAAGGAGAAGTCCAAATAGTGCCTGCGGAAAAGTCAATTCTATCAAATTTTTTAAAGTTCGAGAAAGGTCATGCACGAAAAGAAAGAATCAAGGAAAGAACTGACTTTGATACGAAAGAAAGACTAAATCTGACTATCCCAATTCAGAAAGAAAGAAATTGTCGGTTGGGTTAGTCCAACCAAGAAAGAAATGGGATTCTTTGGGCATAACTTCAGCCGACTTCATCACTATGGCTATCTATAAAGATCTATCACTGCACACTTGAGAGATCTCTGTCTCCAGCCAATCAAAGCGTCTATAGCAGCTCT
Protein-coding sequences here:
- the LOC112893645 gene encoding cytochrome P450 72A15-like isoform X1, which codes for MAARALLMLREASPWALAGAAAAAALLWLVAWTAEWAWWTPRRLDRALRAQGLKGTRYSLFTGDLRENARINREARTKPLPLGYHDIAPRVQPMLHRATKEYGKMSFTWFGPIPRVMIPDPELVKEVLSNKFGHFGKPRSSRIGKLLANGVVNHDGEKWAKHRRILNPAFHHEKIKRMLPVFSACCAETITRWENSMPSEGRYEIDVWPEFQNLTGDVISRTAFGSSYQEGMKIFQLQGELAERLVQSFQTIFIPGYWFLPTKNNRRMREIDREIQKILREIIGKREKAMKSGETNNDDLLGLLLESNMNESKGNAKLGLSTEDVIEECKLFYFAGMETTSVLLTWTLIVLSMHPEWQERAREEVLNHFGRVKPDFDSLSRLKTVTMILYEVLRLYPPATFLVRRTYKEMELGSIRYPAGVNLLLPILFIHHDPEIWGKDASEFNPARFADGVSNATKHQGSFFPFGGGPRICIGQNFALLEAKMALCTILQRFSFELSPSYSHAPYTVITLHPQHGAQIRLKKL
- the LOC112893645 gene encoding cytochrome P450 72A15-like isoform X2, whose amino-acid sequence is MSFTWFGPIPRVMIPDPELVKEVLSNKFGHFGKPRSSRIGKLLANGVVNHDGEKWAKHRRILNPAFHHEKIKRMLPVFSACCAETITRWENSMPSEGRYEIDVWPEFQNLTGDVISRTAFGSSYQEGMKIFQLQGELAERLVQSFQTIFIPGYWFLPTKNNRRMREIDREIQKILREIIGKREKAMKSGETNNDDLLGLLLESNMNESKGNAKLGLSTEDVIEECKLFYFAGMETTSVLLTWTLIVLSMHPEWQERAREEVLNHFGRVKPDFDSLSRLKTVTMILYEVLRLYPPATFLVRRTYKEMELGSIRYPAGVNLLLPILFIHHDPEIWGKDASEFNPARFADGVSNATKHQGSFFPFGGGPRICIGQNFALLEAKMALCTILQRFSFELSPSYSHAPYTVITLHPQHGAQIRLKKL
- the LOC112893526 gene encoding cytochrome P450 72A15-like; translation: MATRALLLLRESPPWAVAGAAAALLWLVAWTLEWAWWTPRRLDGALRVQGLKGTRYRLFTGDLRENARLNREARTKPLPLGCHDIIPRVLPMLHNVVKENGTVSFTWFGPNPRVMIPEPESVREVLSNKFGHFGKQQFTRAGRLLGNGVANHEGEKWAKHRRILNPAFHHEKIKRMLPVFATCCIDVINRWENSMSSEGSSEIDIWPEFQNLTGDVISRTAFGSSYQEGMKIFQLQGELAERLVQSFQTIFIPGYWFLPTKNNRRMREINREIHKILREIIGKREKAMKNGETNNDDLLGLLLESNMNESKGNAKLGLSTEDVIEECKLFYFAGMETTSVLLTWTLVVLSMHPEWQEKAREEVLNHFGRARPDFENLNRLKTVTMVLYEVLRLYPPIVLLSRSTYKEMELGGIKYPAGVNLLLPIIFIHHDPNIWGKDAGKFNPERFADGISNATKHQAAFFPFGGGPRICIGQNFALLEAKMALCTILQRFSFELSPSYIHAPYTVITLHPQHGAQIRLKKL